A genome region from Yoonia vestfoldensis includes the following:
- the irrA gene encoding iron response transcriptional regulator IrrA, which translates to MKDMDNHRGTDWLAGAGLRPTRQRLTLADLLVGDGQNRHVTAESLFDAASAAGEKVSLATVYNTLRAFCDAGLMREITVDGSKSYFDTNMTDHPHFYWEDTAKLTDAPADQLEIRRLPHAPAGAEIASVDVVIRLRRK; encoded by the coding sequence ATGAAAGACATGGACAACCATCGCGGAACCGACTGGCTGGCAGGGGCGGGCTTGCGCCCGACGCGGCAGCGGTTGACGCTGGCTGACCTGCTGGTGGGCGATGGGCAGAACCGCCATGTCACCGCCGAAAGCCTGTTTGACGCCGCCAGTGCCGCCGGTGAAAAAGTGTCGCTGGCCACGGTTTACAACACTTTGCGCGCCTTTTGTGATGCCGGTCTGATGCGCGAGATCACGGTCGATGGCTCGAAAAGCTATTTTGACACCAATATGACCGATCACCCGCATTTCTATTGGGAAGATACCGCCAAGCTGACCGATGCTCCCGCTGACCAGCTGGAAATCCGCCGCTTGCCCCATGCCCCTGCCGGGGCCGAAATTGCCTCGGTCGATGTCGTGATCCGGCTGCGGCGCAAGTAA
- the fabA gene encoding bifunctional 3-hydroxydecanoyl-ACP dehydratase/trans-2-decenoyl-ACP isomerase translates to MADFPTSFDKEALLQCARGELFGPGNAQLPAPPMLMMDRITEISGDGGLHGKGHVVAEFDITPDLWFFDCHFPGNPIMPGCLGLDGLWQLTGFNLGWRGWQGRGYALGVGEVKLTGMVRPDRKLLTYKVDFTKALQTRRLTMGVANGIVEADGEVIYQVTDMKVALSES, encoded by the coding sequence ATGGCCGATTTCCCCACCAGTTTCGACAAAGAAGCCCTTTTGCAATGCGCCCGTGGCGAATTGTTCGGCCCCGGCAATGCGCAATTGCCCGCGCCACCGATGCTGATGATGGACCGGATCACCGAGATTTCGGGCGACGGGGGCTTGCACGGCAAGGGCCATGTGGTGGCCGAATTCGATATCACGCCGGATCTGTGGTTCTTTGACTGCCATTTTCCGGGCAACCCGATCATGCCGGGCTGTCTGGGGCTCGACGGGCTGTGGCAGCTGACGGGGTTCAACCTTGGCTGGCGCGGCTGGCAAGGGCGCGGCTATGCTTTGGGTGTGGGCGAGGTCAAGCTGACCGGCATGGTCCGCCCCGACCGCAAGCTGCTGACCTACAAGGTCGATTTCACGAAAGCCCTGCAAACTCGCCGCCTGACGATGGGCGTGGCCAACGGCATCGTCGAGGCTGATGGGGAAGTGATCTATCAGGTGACGGATATGAAGGTGGCGCTGAGCGAGAGTTGA
- a CDS encoding REP-associated tyrosine transposase yields MSHYIRLYVPGGTYFFTLRLQDPQSDLLTARIALLRDAVRLCRKQAPFHIDAAVILPAQLHMIWTLPPGDADFSGRWRMIKSSFSRHLPVPDTLTPVQKRRGEKGIWQRRFWEHVIRDEDDFIRHMHLMTTAPVRAGLVRRAADWPYASWHPRHQTAARTIAPVPSSRDPAIAAPAM; encoded by the coding sequence ATGTCACATTATATCCGGCTTTATGTCCCCGGCGGGACCTATTTCTTTACCCTGCGTTTACAGGACCCGCAATCCGACCTGCTGACGGCGCGGATCGCCCTGCTGCGCGATGCGGTGCGGCTGTGCCGCAAACAAGCGCCGTTTCACATCGATGCGGCGGTCATTCTGCCGGCGCAATTGCATATGATCTGGACATTGCCGCCGGGGGATGCGGATTTCTCGGGGCGCTGGCGGATGATCAAATCCAGCTTCTCGCGGCATCTGCCGGTGCCTGATACATTGACCCCGGTGCAGAAACGCCGTGGCGAAAAAGGTATCTGGCAGCGCCGGTTCTGGGAACATGTGATCCGCGATGAAGACGATTTCATCCGCCATATGCATCTGATGACCACGGCCCCGGTCCGTGCCGGGCTGGTCCGGCGCGCCGCCGATTGGCCCTATGCGTCATGGCATCCCCGCCATCAGACCGCGGCTAGAACCATTGCCCCGGTTCCATCATCCCGAGATCCAGCAATTGCTGCGCCTGCCATGTGA